The genomic stretch cGCTCACCGTCTGGGCCTTCGGGATCGACCTTGGCGAGATGCTCCACGGATTGGCGGATGAGGTCGATGGTGCCTCTGAGATTGACGCCCAGAACGAGGTCAACTTGATCCATGTCGAAGGCATTGCCGTTTCGGTCAAGGGTCTGGATACTGATTAGCAAGTGGCCATCGCTCGAGTCAGTTCACTTACGGCTGCTGGGAGGCCAATGCCTGCCGCTGGAACCACACCGCCGAGCGGTTTTCCAGTCTCCTTGATCCAATCAACCGTGCCCTGAACAGCCTTTGCGATGCTCTCAGTCTTTAGCACATTGCAATGGAAGAACTTGGCCAAGGGCCCAAGCTCCTTTTCCAGAGCTCGCCCGGTTTCTTCATCGGATAAGTCGAGGATCGCGACGTAGCCGCCGGCTTTGATGATTTCAAGGGCGGTGCTTTTGCCTAGGCCGGACGCGCCGCCCGAGATGATAAATGTGCGATTTTGGATCTTCATGATGGGGATTGATCGTAtgattattttattttatagtttGGAGTGAAGCATTTCTCATGTGAGAACAAAAACATGGTAAACGCCAAGTTATAAAGCCGGGGCGGTTATACTGAGCTTATTTGCGCCCGCCGTGCCGAGGCTCAACTCGTGCTTGTATAAGCATGGGCTGCTAAGGCGCTGTGGCACATAGCTCTGGCGAGCATACACACATGTAAAACCCCATTAGTATCAGCGTATTTGTGTTTTATATGTAGGACTCTCAACTGCAGAATACAGTGGGCATTCGTGATATAAAGTAAAATGGCCTGACCGCTTTCTGCCCACTTGGAGAGATATCAACATGAACcacatgatgatgatgtgtGGATTCAGTCCCGCCATCCGTTCATGCCCAAGCCCGTCTCGAGAGCTAAAGTGCAAACGATAGGTAGTGCTCTATGCTTACTAACCCAGCCATTGGGCTGCGAGCATCACTGATAGCTCCGCTGTGCAGAGATACAGCGGGCAGATACAGAGGGGCGCGCTAAAAAGCTGGTGCAGTGACACATCCCTGCGACATCACCATCGTTTCGCTCGTTCCATAATCTCTGCAGCGACCAACCTCTTTTTCATTGAACTTTTATCAACTTTTGCAGAGCTTCGAAGACGATCGGTTTCCTCGGAATCTGGCTTCTGCATCGCCAGCGACGATAATTTATCTCCCATTTCCAGCGCAACGACGCCGGACGAGCTTTGCGCCTACCCATGATGAGGCCAAGGCGGTCGTCTGGGGCGAGCGAGTCCAGCGCCGGAACAGCTCGCCCCGAGCAGGTGAGATGGCTCAAGCGAAGGTGGTTGTGGCGGTACTTGCTGAGAAGAGATATGCTGAGACGATGATACAATAGGAGCTCGGGAGCATGTACGACTATCTGGCCAAGGTTATACTGCTAGGACCAAGCGGCTCAGGAAAGTAAGTGACGCTGCAGAGGACAGGACTTTGGAGGTTTAATCTGCCGCTGTGGAAGATTGAAAGATGGCTAACTAGATTCTTTTTCCCCAACAGATCATGTTTGCTCCATCGATTTGTCAAGAATGAATGGAGGATGCTGTCGTCGCAGACGATCGGAGTCGAGTTTGCAACAAAAATAATAAAGGTTGGGAGCGGGGCGCGACGAAAGCGGATAAAACTGCAGGTACTTCAGCCAGCCCCTcgcttggccttgacaagATCCAAGATCCAATGTGCTGACATATGATGTGCCTGGTATAGTTATGGGATACGGCCGGAACCGAGCGTTTCCGATCCGTCTCGAGATCCTACTATCGCGGAGCGGCGGGCGCAATTCTAGTATACGACATCGCATCACATCTGTCTTTCCGAGGGCTGCAGCCGTTTCTCAACGATGCGAGAGCGCTGGCGTCGCCTCATCTGAGCGTCATGCTGGTGGGAAATAAGCTGGACTTGGCTTCAGAAAACCTTATTGATACAAGTTTGCCTCCAGCTACTCCCAGCAGCGTGAGCTCTACGGCGACGGGCTTTAACGGCGGAACTCCCTCTTTATATAGAGATCATGCCGGTTCCATTGGCGTTGGCACGCAACAGAGAGCGACGGAGGCGCCCGAGGGCCGTGAGATATCGTCTGCTGAGGCGAGTCGATGGGCCAGCACTGTGGGCATCCCGGTCGTCACAGAAGTCAGTGCGCTCAACGGCGAAGGTGTAGACGAGGTCTTTAATCGATTAGCCAGGATGATCCTGACGAAAATCGAGCTGGGCGAAATCGATCCGGACGATCCCATGAGTGGCATTCAGTACGGTGACGGCGGATGGAATACCGCTAGCGATGgaggcagcatcaagagctCAATCACCGGCGGCACGTTGGACGAGAGCTTGAGCGGCCCACGGAGACGCAGACGAGGAAAGAGCCGAGGCCAGAACTGGAATTTGAGAGAATGGGAAGATGTCTTTACGCTCAGCAGCCGCCGGAGGGGCAGAGGATGTTGTTAAGGGTCAAACAGCTACCATCTACGaccttttccccttcttttcctttaccCACACACACTCACTCACACACCACAAGCAACACACTCTCTCTTGTCTTTTGAGAGCTTAGCCATGTTTATATCCATATGCGCGCAAAAATTCTGGAGGAAATTGTGGAAGAATATGCATAATCAGCTCTTTTGCGTTTTGTTAATTCAGAGATGAGCTTTTACATCAATGACAGCAAGCAATGTTGGCGTTTGGGAACGGCATAGAAGCTCGAGTCCTGCTTTTAAACTGGCAGTAcagtttctttctctttttgttttcacaATTTTTCTTTGACTTgttcgccatcatcttttcgaAAATATGATTCTTGGTTCTATCTGGAAGAGTATAGCCTCGTTGTCGTCTCAGTGCACACGTATGGCGTATAGGCTTATAGGCTATTTAAAGCGTAGTACGTGTATCCATGTATCCCCAATGACGAATTATTTTGCGTCATACCGTCTCTAAAAATATACAGCGCTTCGAATGTGATAAATTGCCTGCAGCGTCAAGATGCGAACTGCTGCAGGTGCTGCATCTGCGATACCCCAAAAACCCCGCCTTGCCGCTTCAAGGCGCGGAGGTCCAGCTTCCGTCCTACAACCTCGACAACCTTTAAGCGTGTACTTTGCAAGTATAAGTATTGACCTTCAGTTCACTTTTGAGCTTTATGTTTTCATTCTCTCATCAGTTTCCCTTTGATAatctcttttcccctcttctccacTCTTTATAACTCCGGTGGATAAGGAAtcaagcatcatcaccacctaGACTTGGTGCCCAATAGATTCCCCGCAATGGCGCCCCGAAACATCATCCCAATCGACGCTGGTTGGCAGTTCAGGAGGACAGATGTCGaggacttttcttttctgcccgTTGCCCAGTTCCCCACCAACATCCACCTTGACCTGTTGCATCACAACCTCATTCCTGATCCCTTCATTGGCAAAAATGAACTGGATGTGCAATGGGTAGGAGAGGTCAACGCTTGGCAGTACCGCACGTCATTCAAGACTCCTAAGATTGGAGCTcaagaaaaagcaattcTCGCGTTTGACGGACTGGATACGTTTGCCGAAGTGCTGCTCAATGACAAAAAGATTCTGGAAACAGACAACATGTTTATACCCGAGCGGGTGGATGTCACAGCACTTCTCAAAGATACAGACAACGAACTGGTCATCACCTTTGACAGTGTAAATGTCAATGGGTGGAAACGAGTGGAGCAGCATCCTCAGCACAAGTGGGGAGTCTGGAATGGAGACGCCTCCAGACTCACCGTTCGAAAAGCCCAGTATCACTATGGCTGGGACTGGGGCCCGACACTATTGACGTGCGGCCCCTGGAAGCCCATCAGCCTCGAGATATACGAATCACGTCTCGCCGATTTATACTCGAATGTCACTGTCGATGAGTCTCTTGCTAGTGCCAAGGTTGTGCTCCATGCAGCAACTGAAGGAAAGGCATCCAAGGTGCGGTTTGACATCTCCCTTGGTCAAACTTCCCTGAGTGACACTGTTGATGTTACAAAAGGAGATGCGGTAGCTACCTTTGACATCAGCAAACCAGAGCTGTGGTACCCTCTCCGGTATGGAAAGCAGCCACTGTACACGATCACTGCTACACTCCTTGACGGTAGCGATGAAGTGGACGTTGTGTCGAAGAGAATAGGCATCCGAAAGGTAGAGCTTGTTCAGAAGCCGCTCAAAGACCAACCAGGAACgtcattcttcttccaggtCAACAATGTCCCAGTGTTCTGCGGTGGCAGCAACTGGATTCCCGCAGACAACTTCACTCCACGAATCACCAAGCAAAAATACCAGGATTGGGTCAAGCTTTTGGTTGAAGGGAATCAGTCCATGCTGCGTATCTGGGGTGGCGGGGTTTATGAGGATGAGAACCTGCTCGATGCGTGTGATGAGAATGGAATTCTTGTCTGGGTTGACTTTCCATTCGCTTGTGGAAACTACCCCTGCTGGCCAGAGATGCTGGAATCCATCGATAGAGAGGCCAGAGAAAATGTCAAGATCCTGAGACACCATCCCAGCATTGTCATCTACGCTGGTAATAACGAAGACTACCAGTATCAGGAGAGCGAGGGGCTCACATATGATCCCAAAGATAAAGATCCTCAGAGCTGGCTCAAGACTGATTTCCCCGCTCGCTACATTTACGAGCACCTCCTTGTGCAAGTGTGCAAGGACCTGGTGCCCGAGACATACTATCACTTTGGCAGTCCTTGGGGCGGCAAGTCATCGAGCGATCCAACAGTCGGAGATATTCACCAGTGGAATGTGTGGCACGGCAGTCAGGAGAAGTATCAGAATTTCGACAAGCTAAGCGGGCGCTTTGTTTCAGAGTTTGGCATGCAGGGTTTCCCATCTGTCAAAACCATTGATGCTTACCTGCCCAAGGGTAAAGATGATCCGGATCGACATCCGCAGTCTGACATTGTGGACTTCCACAACAAGGCCGATGGCCATGAGCGCCGAATTGCTCTTTACCTGGCAGAGAACATCACCCACACCACGAGTCCCTTGGAACAATATGTCTACTCTACTCAGCTGATGCAAGGAGAGTGCCTGTCATCTGCGTACCGACTCTGGCGCCGCGAATGGAAAGGCCCTGGACGAGAATACTGCAGCGGAGCTCTTGTGTGGCAGCTAAATGATTGCTGGCCCGTGACGTCTTGGGCTCTCTGCGATTACTATCTACGACCAAAGCTCGCCTACTTTACCGTAAAACGAGAGCTTAACCCCTATACCGTTGGGATCAAGCGAGTTGAACACCGTCATCCCAAGGATAAATACACAAGAGTTGATATCGAAGTAAAGACTAAGCTCGAGATTTGGGCTTCTAGCTTTACGCTCGACGACATCAAAGTCGACTGTGTTGTCAAGGCATGGGATGTGGAGACTGCTGAAGAAATCTTTAGCAAGACCATCGTGTCATCACAACAGTTACTGGGTAATCAAACTACTGAGCTGGCAGTCATCGATATTCCTGTAAAGACTCCTAACGCCGGGCTGGAGGGCCGCACTATTGTTGCAGCATACATCTACCAGGATGGCAAGCTGCTTGCCCGCTATGTCGACTGGCCTCAGCCGCTTAAGCATGTGCACCTACAACAGCCTCAGAAACTAAGTGCGAAGCTCTCTCAGGATAATAGCTTGGTCATTCTAAGCTCGGATGTACCAACCAAGGGTGTTGCCCTGGAATGTGACGACGAGTCGGTCAAGTTTGACGACAACCTGATTGATCTTGTTCCGGGCGAAGAGGTTTCAGTCAAGGTGACGGGAGCTACGAAGGCTATGGTGATAACGACGA from Trichoderma atroviride chromosome 3, complete sequence encodes the following:
- a CDS encoding uncharacterized protein (EggNog:ENOG41~TransMembrane:1 (o189-208i)), which codes for MKIQNRTFIISGGASGLGKSTALEIIKAGGYVAILDLSDEETGRALEKELGPLAKFFHCNVLKTESIAKAVQGTVDWIKETGKPLGGVVPAAGIGLPAATLDRNGNAFDMDQVDLVLGVNLRGTIDLIRQSVEHLAKVDPEGPDGERGVVIMVSSSSAFDGQYGQVSYAASKGAVASMALPMSRDLAKYGIRVVAIAPSLFTTALTAMMSDRVRKSLEASFIFPNRAGNPPEFSFWSSTLSRIPCSTGPLSE
- a CDS encoding uncharacterized protein (CAZy:GH2), whose product is MAPRNIIPIDAGWQFRRTDVEDFSFLPVAQFPTNIHLDLLHHNLIPDPFIGKNELDVQWVGEVNAWQYRTSFKTPKIGAQEKAILAFDGLDTFAEVLLNDKKILETDNMFIPERVDVTALLKDTDNELVITFDSVNVNGWKRVEQHPQHKWGVWNGDASRLTVRKAQYHYGWDWGPTLLTCGPWKPISLEIYESRLADLYSNVTVDESLASAKVVLHAATEGKASKVRFDISLGQTSLSDTVDVTKGDAVATFDISKPELWYPLRYGKQPLYTITATLLDGSDEVDVVSKRIGIRKVELVQKPLKDQPGTSFFFQVNNVPVFCGGSNWIPADNFTPRITKQKYQDWVKLLVEGNQSMLRIWGGGVYEDENLLDACDENGILVWVDFPFACGNYPCWPEMLESIDREARENVKILRHHPSIVIYAGNNEDYQYQESEGLTYDPKDKDPQSWLKTDFPARYIYEHLLVQVCKDLVPETYYHFGSPWGGKSSSDPTVGDIHQWNVWHGSQEKYQNFDKLSGRFVSEFGMQGFPSVKTIDAYLPKGKDDPDRHPQSDIVDFHNKADGHERRIALYLAENITHTTSPLEQYVYSTQLMQGECLSSAYRLWRREWKGPGREYCSGALVWQLNDCWPVTSWALCDYYLRPKLAYFTVKRELNPYTVGIKRVEHRHPKDKYTRVDIEVKTKLEIWASSFTLDDIKVDCVVKAWDVETAEEIFSKTIVSSQQLLGNQTTELAVIDIPVKTPNAGLEGRTIVAAYIYQDGKLLARYVDWPQPLKHVHLQQPQKLSAKLSQDNSLVILSSDVPTKGVALECDDESVKFDDNLIDLVPGEEVSVKVTGATKAMVITTRYLGIPN